In one window of Tumebacillus algifaecis DNA:
- a CDS encoding putative holin-like toxin, which produces MSTHEVISLMLQFGLFLVAALSLVVTIMKHWFDIKNKKK; this is translated from the coding sequence ATGTCAACTCATGAAGTGATTTCACTCATGCTCCAATTCGGATTGTTCCTCGTCGCGGCATTATCACTGGTCGTAACGATCATGAAGCATTGGTTTGACATCAAGAACAAAAAGAAATAG
- a CDS encoding DMT family transporter — protein sequence MNRLVVIAVGVLVTWLWASSYIFNKFAFQDGVGPFMLAGMRYSVAVLTFVLFALFNRLRKRIKSGGLVERPRAGLSFMQYLLLGVTGFVMAQGLQYGGQLYLTPTQTSLVLSIGNMLFVFLVDLIWLREIRNKAIFVGAIVVVAGILSYYYPWNIGWDSGIGIFLVLLSCLGYAINLTATRHFLTEKKVQPGQLVIYPMLIGAVFMVLIGLIKEGLPEVNASLIGIVLWLGTVNGALAFYLWAWTQKTLKAYESSILNNLVMPEVALLDVLVFSRSLSFLQFVGLFLTLAGIAYIQFSPLFKKRPAESISSHKSG from the coding sequence GTGAACCGTTTGGTTGTGATTGCAGTAGGGGTGCTTGTCACATGGTTGTGGGCCTCCTCTTACATATTCAATAAGTTTGCGTTTCAAGATGGCGTTGGCCCTTTCATGTTGGCCGGGATGCGTTACTCGGTGGCTGTGCTTACATTCGTTCTGTTTGCTCTTTTTAATCGACTGCGCAAACGAATCAAAAGCGGGGGACTGGTAGAACGACCGCGAGCAGGGCTCTCGTTCATGCAGTATTTGTTGCTTGGGGTCACTGGATTTGTGATGGCACAAGGATTGCAATATGGGGGGCAGTTGTACCTCACCCCAACGCAGACAAGTTTGGTGCTGAGTATCGGAAACATGTTGTTTGTGTTTTTGGTCGATCTGATTTGGCTGCGTGAGATTCGGAACAAAGCGATTTTTGTAGGTGCAATTGTTGTGGTCGCGGGGATTCTCTCCTACTACTATCCATGGAACATCGGTTGGGACAGCGGGATCGGCATTTTCTTGGTATTGTTGTCTTGCCTCGGCTACGCGATCAACTTGACAGCAACTCGTCATTTTTTAACAGAAAAAAAGGTACAACCAGGGCAATTGGTGATTTATCCGATGTTGATCGGTGCTGTTTTTATGGTATTGATCGGTCTGATTAAAGAAGGGCTTCCGGAGGTCAATGCTTCGTTGATCGGCATTGTGCTGTGGTTGGGCACGGTGAATGGTGCTTTGGCATTCTATCTCTGGGCATGGACCCAAAAAACGTTGAAAGCGTACGAGAGCAGCATCTTGAACAATCTGGTGATGCCGGAAGTTGCACTTCTCGACGTCTTGGTCTTCTCGCGCTCGCTGTCGTTTTTACAGTTCGTCGGTCTCTTTCTTACCTTGGCAGGTATTGCATACATACAATTCTCTCCATTGTTCAAGAAACGACCTGCCGAGTCCATTTCATCACATAAATCCGGCTAG
- a CDS encoding SIR2 family protein, with amino-acid sequence MDTNHPEIIKAVQNDRLVFFIGSGFSRELGFPDWKGLLKEIIQALLPTNPNYDLLIQTLDEGFLTEIEVLEKLQKHKKDVLEVLARTFQLHQANNSKLNKHRKLWKITKKFITTNYDKALETANQSSNKVVYDNEFYVAKLNVEDNYVFKLHGCIEDPSRCILFEENYKELYNGHSAAIETLKKIGSDKTIIFLGFSLADPFVKKQFDYINNVYKGMQNKHFIITTSGEDFETYVEPIKIDNWGEALDQLLDSLVVLKENVVQTSMTRLIDVLEPSTQIHKTKEIIVASDIRIAILIATPINKQFDYDFDKIASHFSNLNITIDFFHLSVEALNNLEGFDYLLLFTESVQGKIVVEDDNFKAKTQSIQELEREIFDDQIKGIFLFIDKEVEMDTTNISLPIVAQKFGNGKLSRFVFSTFKKAKASLLTEAVIINQDSLVLTKVESGSATINKKKSPLSKRIEPKNLKTFVGRGTDLEVLVRKILDIKQSILTIKGSGGIGKTTIIKKLAVEFSDRNYFVDGIFFIDCENIIDFQSFEYKVAMCFDLENSIDLMAYIKQDERKLSSLIIFDNFESLLYIEAEEIRKIKNLVSFICDYATVVITSREWIGLDYEERYELRFFTTDEAVELFLKYYQHTINEIDMRILRADILENLLNNNPLAIKIIAKNIPKTKNMFALKEDLESDFFNTTQSGFENIFIKEADSNIERSKSLYQSIYYSYSKLAPREKLAFEILCLFPDGMHMETYKKFFEDKEIRLDMNRISDREIKSLENKSLVEITQGLLRLQSIVGRFAEHQFSRRTFDEKESYYRRAFQYVHFLVNVIDKMSKTEAFLSVVGEISENNKENFFKCLEYLDKFEFDMERKLEIILYFPHFVRSIDQRDRFEKIIIRLREHFRSVENSELLINLILHVSKFLHYSGKFDDSLKGLVELIPMHKLNQLSNEVKTSGYIINWSLQSYLLIGNALEVLRYMINNNHYNEHVFTLSLYYLGLFKSFDDLRREKVNHFFRLESSYNRNILEIHTLEDYLCNIFEKDFTEVMQVNYIKAKMGYQTAENVMKLVVVNPYTQGLQNLMLAFLETNTDRAIHLYTEAIKNLDYVKYYQTEGIFFFSKFLKAINSMEYQKWFDRGYTSAKECEYRYLIHCFESLKTGEDEPYNEYKREFPDKLDIEGFIRKHSKKP; translated from the coding sequence TTGGATACAAATCATCCTGAGATTATCAAAGCAGTTCAAAATGATAGGTTAGTGTTTTTTATAGGATCAGGTTTCTCTCGTGAGTTAGGTTTCCCCGATTGGAAAGGTTTATTGAAGGAGATCATACAGGCTCTATTACCAACGAATCCAAACTACGATTTATTAATTCAAACTTTAGATGAAGGTTTCTTGACAGAGATAGAGGTATTAGAGAAGCTTCAGAAGCATAAAAAAGATGTGCTTGAAGTACTTGCTCGGACTTTTCAATTACACCAAGCAAATAACAGCAAACTAAATAAACACAGAAAACTATGGAAGATTACCAAAAAATTCATTACTACTAACTATGATAAAGCATTGGAAACTGCAAATCAATCTTCTAACAAGGTAGTGTACGACAACGAATTTTATGTGGCTAAACTCAACGTCGAAGATAACTATGTGTTTAAGTTACACGGATGTATAGAAGACCCATCTAGATGTATCCTGTTTGAAGAAAATTATAAGGAATTGTACAACGGTCATTCTGCTGCAATCGAGACTCTGAAAAAGATTGGTTCTGACAAAACAATTATCTTTTTGGGTTTTAGCCTAGCAGACCCTTTTGTCAAAAAACAGTTTGATTATATTAATAATGTCTATAAAGGAATGCAAAACAAACATTTTATCATTACAACTTCTGGTGAAGATTTCGAAACATATGTGGAACCGATCAAGATTGATAATTGGGGAGAAGCATTGGATCAATTATTAGATTCCCTTGTAGTCTTGAAAGAAAATGTTGTGCAAACATCAATGACCCGATTAATCGACGTATTGGAACCATCAACACAAATACATAAGACGAAAGAAATCATAGTAGCTTCGGATATACGAATAGCCATTCTGATTGCAACGCCGATTAACAAACAGTTTGATTATGATTTTGATAAAATTGCAAGCCATTTCTCAAACCTAAATATAACAATTGATTTTTTCCACTTATCAGTTGAAGCATTGAATAACCTTGAGGGTTTTGATTATCTCCTTCTATTCACAGAATCCGTACAAGGTAAAATCGTTGTAGAAGATGATAACTTTAAAGCAAAAACTCAATCTATACAAGAATTGGAAAGAGAAATCTTCGATGATCAAATAAAAGGAATCTTCCTCTTCATAGATAAAGAAGTTGAGATGGATACAACAAATATTTCACTACCGATTGTTGCTCAAAAATTTGGTAATGGAAAACTATCTCGATTTGTTTTTTCTACTTTCAAAAAAGCAAAAGCGTCATTGTTAACCGAAGCTGTCATAATCAATCAAGATAGTCTAGTTCTGACTAAAGTTGAAAGCGGAAGCGCGACGATTAATAAGAAAAAAAGTCCATTGAGTAAACGAATTGAACCAAAAAACCTAAAAACCTTCGTTGGACGAGGTACTGATCTTGAAGTTCTTGTTCGTAAGATACTTGATATCAAGCAATCGATTCTCACCATTAAAGGCTCTGGTGGAATTGGTAAAACTACAATTATCAAGAAGCTCGCAGTAGAATTTTCTGATCGAAATTATTTTGTTGATGGCATTTTCTTTATTGATTGTGAAAATATCATCGATTTCCAGAGCTTTGAATATAAAGTAGCAATGTGTTTTGATCTAGAGAATTCCATTGATCTGATGGCATATATCAAACAAGATGAACGGAAACTAAGTTCATTAATAATATTTGATAATTTTGAATCACTTTTGTATATTGAAGCAGAAGAGATCAGGAAGATTAAAAATCTTGTATCATTCATTTGTGATTATGCTACTGTAGTAATAACATCGAGGGAATGGATCGGCCTTGATTATGAGGAGCGATACGAGCTAAGGTTTTTTACGACAGATGAAGCCGTCGAACTCTTTCTGAAGTATTACCAACACACCATTAACGAAATAGACATGCGAATCTTGCGTGCAGACATTCTTGAAAATTTACTGAACAACAATCCATTGGCGATAAAAATTATTGCGAAGAACATACCTAAAACCAAAAATATGTTTGCCCTAAAGGAAGACCTAGAATCAGATTTTTTCAACACAACACAATCTGGATTTGAAAACATTTTTATCAAGGAGGCCGATTCCAATATTGAACGTTCCAAATCCCTGTATCAATCCATTTACTACTCATATAGCAAATTAGCACCAAGGGAGAAACTAGCTTTTGAGATACTTTGTTTGTTCCCTGATGGCATGCATATGGAAACCTATAAAAAATTCTTTGAAGACAAGGAAATTAGATTAGATATGAACCGGATTAGTGACCGTGAAATAAAATCCCTTGAGAACAAATCCCTTGTAGAGATTACTCAAGGACTTCTCCGATTACAGTCAATTGTAGGGAGATTTGCTGAACATCAATTTAGTAGAAGAACTTTTGATGAAAAAGAAAGTTACTATAGACGTGCGTTTCAGTATGTACACTTTTTAGTAAATGTAATTGATAAAATGTCCAAAACTGAAGCTTTTTTATCAGTTGTTGGCGAAATATCCGAGAACAACAAGGAAAATTTCTTTAAATGTCTAGAGTATTTAGATAAATTCGAGTTCGATATGGAAAGAAAATTGGAAATAATATTATATTTCCCGCATTTTGTTCGTAGTATTGACCAAAGGGATCGTTTTGAAAAGATAATAATACGTCTAAGAGAACATTTTAGAAGTGTTGAAAATAGTGAACTGCTGATAAATCTTATCTTACACGTTTCGAAATTTCTCCATTATAGTGGAAAGTTTGATGATTCGCTTAAGGGGTTAGTAGAGTTAATTCCAATGCATAAACTCAATCAACTATCTAACGAAGTTAAGACAAGTGGTTATATTATAAATTGGTCTTTACAGTCCTATCTATTAATAGGGAATGCTTTGGAGGTTTTGAGGTATATGATAAATAACAATCACTATAATGAGCATGTGTTTACTTTATCGCTTTACTATCTTGGCTTATTTAAGTCGTTTGATGACCTTCGTAGAGAAAAAGTCAATCATTTTTTCAGGCTTGAATCAAGTTATAACCGGAACATCTTAGAAATCCATACGCTAGAAGACTACCTGTGCAATATTTTTGAAAAAGATTTTACCGAGGTTATGCAGGTGAATTATATAAAAGCTAAAATGGGATATCAGACAGCAGAAAACGTTATGAAACTTGTTGTTGTGAATCCATATACTCAAGGTTTACAAAACCTGATGTTAGCTTTCCTCGAAACGAATACTGATCGAGCAATTCATCTCTACACAGAAGCAATAAAAAATCTTGATTATGTAAAATACTATCAAACTGAGGGTATTTTCTTCTTTTCCAAATTTCTTAAAGCAATTAATTCAATGGAATACCAAAAATGGTTTGATCGAGGCTACACTTCCGCTAAGGAATGTGAATACAGATATCTTATTCACTGTTTTGAGTCTCTCAAAACAGGGGAAGACGAACCCTATAATGAATACAAACGTGAATTTCCCGACAAACTTGATATTGAGGGCTTTATTCGTAAGCATTCAAAAAAACCTTGA
- the rpe gene encoding ribulose-phosphate 3-epimerase, which translates to MIKVAPSVMCADYMRLGEHIRAVEEGGADWLHLDVMDGHFVPGFTFGADLIKQLRAVTHLPLDVHLMSDRPLEHMHDYLGLGIDMLTVHAEATYDLFRCVATVKRAGVRAGVALNPATPLSVLEDILPELDCVLIMTVAPGFIGQSLIPSALKKAGTLVRELKNNNMNHIQVVVDGGVKIHNIEQIAAQGIDGVVSGTGVFQLEDIPSGIREMKRRSLHVTAGSGT; encoded by the coding sequence ATGATCAAAGTAGCACCGTCCGTAATGTGTGCCGACTATATGCGATTGGGAGAACACATTCGTGCAGTGGAAGAGGGAGGAGCGGACTGGTTGCACTTAGATGTGATGGACGGGCATTTTGTCCCTGGATTCACATTTGGCGCTGATTTGATCAAACAACTCCGCGCAGTGACTCATCTACCGCTTGATGTGCATTTGATGAGTGACCGCCCGCTTGAGCATATGCATGATTATCTGGGACTGGGGATTGATATGCTCACGGTTCATGCAGAAGCAACGTATGATCTGTTCCGCTGTGTGGCAACAGTCAAGCGTGCCGGTGTGCGCGCGGGTGTCGCTTTAAACCCGGCAACTCCGTTGTCTGTCCTTGAGGATATTCTGCCCGAATTGGACTGCGTATTGATCATGACTGTGGCACCCGGTTTCATCGGTCAATCATTAATACCATCCGCGTTGAAAAAAGCAGGAACCCTAGTTCGTGAGTTGAAAAATAATAATATGAATCATATTCAGGTTGTTGTGGACGGTGGTGTCAAAATTCATAACATCGAGCAAATCGCTGCACAGGGTATCGATGGTGTAGTTTCAGGTACAGGCGTATTTCAACTGGAGGACATTCCATCTGGAATTCGAGAAATGAAGCGACGCTCGCTACACGTGACAGCTGGGTCTGGCACCTAA
- a CDS encoding DUF4180 domain-containing protein, protein MKILIDQVGDSKVAIVESADILIGNAQDALDLMATVKYTDDCYKILIPKSNITESFFELSTRLAGEILQKYTNYQVRLAIVGDFDEYDSKSLHAFIIECNRGKQVFFLPDVQTALDKLHSVA, encoded by the coding sequence ATGAAAATATTGATCGACCAAGTGGGGGACTCGAAAGTTGCGATTGTCGAAAGTGCGGACATCTTGATCGGCAATGCTCAAGATGCCTTGGACTTGATGGCGACCGTGAAATATACGGACGACTGCTATAAAATTTTGATTCCCAAGTCGAACATCACCGAATCGTTTTTCGAGTTATCGACTCGACTTGCCGGGGAGATTTTACAAAAATACACGAATTATCAAGTGAGACTCGCAATTGTGGGTGATTTCGACGAGTATGACAGCAAGAGCCTGCATGCGTTCATCATCGAGTGCAATCGAGGGAAGCAGGTGTTCTTTTTACCAGATGTGCAGACGGCTCTGGATAAATTGCACAGCGTCGCATAA
- a CDS encoding zinc ribbon domain-containing protein YjdM: MVELPNCPACNSGYTYEDGSLYICPECGNEWTKGQESGQQEETKLVKDANGNVLNDGDSVLVIKDLKVKGSSSVLKMGTKVKNIRLVDGDHDIDCKIDGFGAMKLKSEFVKKV, translated from the coding sequence ATGGTAGAGTTGCCAAATTGCCCAGCATGCAATTCAGGATATACGTACGAAGATGGCAGTCTGTACATTTGCCCGGAGTGTGGGAATGAGTGGACGAAAGGGCAGGAATCTGGCCAGCAGGAAGAGACCAAGCTGGTCAAAGATGCGAACGGAAATGTGTTGAACGATGGTGATTCCGTGCTTGTGATCAAGGACCTGAAAGTCAAAGGAAGCTCCTCCGTCCTGAAAATGGGCACAAAAGTAAAAAATATTCGCTTGGTCGATGGCGATCATGATATTGATTGCAAAATCGATGGCTTCGGTGCGATGAAGTTGAAATCGGAATTTGTAAAAAAGGTATAA